From Microcystis aeruginosa NIES-2549, a single genomic window includes:
- a CDS encoding SDR family oxidoreductase, translated as MKVLVVGATGTLGRQIVRHAIDQGHQVRCLVRSQRKAAFLKEWGAELVGGTLRDKSTIITALEGMDAVIDAATARATDSASIKQVDWDGKVNLIQAAKTAGVDRFIFFSILNAEKYPNVPLMEIKRCTEKFLAESGLKYTILRPCGFMQGLIGQYAIPMLDNQTVWITGESTAIAYMDTQDIAKFAVRALEVPETVGQSYPVVGSKAWKAEEIIEVCERLSGKEGKIWRLPMGLLRFMRGITHCFQWTYNISDRLAFAEVLASGQALDAPMKEVYQVFGLDPSQTTTLESYLQEYFSRILKKLKEIDFEKQKAQKKKKTPFKKKA; from the coding sequence ATGAAAGTATTAGTTGTCGGTGCGACGGGAACCCTAGGGCGACAGATCGTGCGTCATGCCATCGATCAGGGACATCAAGTGCGTTGTTTGGTACGCAGTCAGAGAAAAGCGGCTTTTTTGAAGGAATGGGGCGCGGAATTAGTCGGGGGAACCCTACGGGATAAGAGTACCATTATTACCGCTTTAGAGGGAATGGATGCGGTAATCGATGCCGCTACGGCCCGGGCGACGGACTCGGCCAGCATTAAACAGGTGGATTGGGATGGTAAAGTTAATCTGATTCAAGCGGCCAAAACTGCCGGAGTCGATCGCTTTATTTTCTTTTCGATTCTCAATGCCGAAAAATATCCCAACGTGCCTTTAATGGAGATAAAACGCTGTACGGAGAAATTTCTAGCAGAATCGGGCTTAAAATATACAATTCTCCGTCCCTGTGGCTTTATGCAGGGTTTAATCGGTCAATACGCCATCCCGATGTTAGATAATCAAACCGTCTGGATCACGGGGGAAAGTACAGCGATCGCCTATATGGACACCCAAGATATCGCTAAATTCGCCGTTCGCGCCCTAGAAGTCCCCGAAACCGTCGGTCAATCCTATCCCGTGGTCGGCAGCAAAGCTTGGAAAGCTGAAGAAATTATCGAAGTTTGCGAGCGCCTATCGGGTAAAGAGGGGAAAATTTGGCGTTTACCCATGGGATTACTGCGTTTTATGCGAGGAATAACCCATTGTTTCCAATGGACCTATAATATATCTGACCGACTAGCTTTTGCGGAGGTTCTCGCTAGTGGTCAAGCCCTTGATGCTCCAATGAAAGAAGTTTATCAAGTATTTGGCCTTGATCCGAGTCAAACAACTACTTTAGAATCCTATTTACAAGAATACTTTAGCCGCATTCTCAAGAAGCTCAAGGAAATCGACTTCGAGAAACAAAAAGCTCAGAAGAAGAAGAAAACTCCTTTCAAAAAGAAAGCGTGA
- a CDS encoding NAD(+) kinase: MPKIGIIYNDIKPIACKTAHQIQDQLLSLGWQVFMATGSGGLLGHSKPSRPVCFTPIDQLVPPHFDQDLSFAIVLGGDGTVLSAARQLATLNLPLLTVNTGHMGFLTEIYLNQLEPALEQVLEGNYTIENRSMITVRLFREDTLLWEALSLNEVVVHREPLTSMCHFEIQIGEHAPVDIAADGVILSTPTGSTAYALSAGGPVITPDVPVLQLAPICPHSLASRSLVFSDKETVNIFPATANRMVMVVDGNGGSYILPEDRINVQKSPHQVHFIRLQSTEFFRILREKLGWGLPHIAKPTSVELP; encoded by the coding sequence ATGCCCAAAATCGGCATTATTTACAACGATATTAAGCCTATCGCTTGTAAAACAGCCCATCAGATACAAGATCAGCTACTTTCCTTAGGTTGGCAGGTGTTTATGGCTACCGGCAGCGGTGGCCTACTAGGCCATTCTAAACCCTCTCGTCCGGTTTGTTTTACCCCGATCGATCAGTTAGTCCCCCCCCACTTCGATCAGGATTTAAGTTTTGCGATCGTTTTGGGGGGCGATGGTACAGTCCTATCGGCGGCCCGGCAATTGGCCACCCTCAATTTGCCCCTGTTAACGGTCAATACGGGACACATGGGTTTTTTGACCGAAATTTACCTAAATCAGCTTGAACCCGCCTTAGAGCAGGTTTTAGAGGGGAATTACACCATCGAAAATCGCTCGATGATCACGGTGCGACTGTTTCGCGAAGATACCCTCCTCTGGGAGGCACTTTCTCTCAATGAGGTGGTCGTCCACCGGGAACCCCTCACCAGTATGTGTCATTTTGAGATTCAAATTGGTGAACACGCACCCGTCGATATCGCTGCCGATGGGGTGATTCTCTCCACTCCTACTGGTTCTACTGCCTATGCTCTCAGCGCCGGTGGCCCGGTAATAACTCCCGATGTGCCAGTATTACAATTAGCCCCCATTTGTCCCCATTCTTTAGCTTCCAGATCCTTGGTATTTTCTGACAAGGAAACTGTGAATATTTTTCCAGCAACTGCTAACCGGATGGTGATGGTAGTGGACGGTAATGGCGGTTCTTATATCTTGCCAGAAGATCGAATTAATGTGCAGAAATCGCCCCACCAAGTCCATTTTATTCGTCTGCAATCGACGGAATTCTTCCGCATCCTCCGGGAAAAATTGGGCTGGGGTTTGCCTCATATTGCTAAACCAACTTCGGTGGAATTACCTTAA
- a CDS encoding ion transporter, producing the protein MLSFRAKIAFYLEDVTTAIGLTVNLLILALILLSLAIYVAQTYPLSATWQMWLRQLDWGILSLFSLEYLIRFWCAESKLGFVFNIFSILDLLSILPLFFGFFDIRFFRIFRWFRILRVIRFFGSDLSIFQIKTSDQIVFTRILLTLFSIIFVYAGLIYQIEHPINPQVYRTFFDAFYFAVVTMTTVGFGDVTPLSDGGKMVTVLMILTGVLLIPLQISDLTKQTLKSGTQIDYPCPDCGLPRHDIDANFCKNCGAKLLKKPD; encoded by the coding sequence ATGCTCTCTTTTCGTGCCAAGATAGCTTTTTATTTAGAGGATGTCACCACGGCGATCGGACTGACGGTAAATCTGCTTATCTTGGCATTAATTTTACTCTCTTTGGCGATTTATGTGGCTCAAACCTATCCCTTATCCGCCACTTGGCAAATGTGGTTACGTCAGCTTGATTGGGGAATTTTAAGCTTATTTTCCCTAGAGTATTTAATTCGGTTTTGGTGTGCGGAATCAAAACTAGGCTTTGTTTTTAACATTTTTTCCATCCTAGATTTATTGTCAATTCTGCCTCTATTTTTTGGTTTTTTTGATATTAGATTTTTTAGAATTTTTCGCTGGTTTAGAATTTTGCGAGTGATTCGTTTTTTTGGTTCCGATCTTTCTATTTTTCAAATTAAAACTTCCGATCAGATAGTATTTACTCGCATATTACTAACTCTATTCTCGATTATTTTTGTTTATGCTGGTTTAATTTATCAGATCGAACACCCAATTAATCCCCAAGTCTATCGAACATTTTTTGATGCTTTTTACTTTGCCGTTGTGACTATGACTACCGTGGGATTTGGGGATGTGACTCCCCTTTCTGATGGGGGCAAAATGGTGACAGTTTTAATGATTTTAACGGGAGTTTTGTTAATTCCCTTGCAAATTAGCGATCTGACCAAACAAACATTAAAATCTGGCACTCAAATTGATTATCCTTGTCCAGATTGTGGTTTACCCCGTCACGATATAGATGCCAACTTTTGTAAAAACTGTGGCGCAAAACTCTTAAAAAAACCTGATTGA
- a CDS encoding ATP synthase I, whose amino-acid sequence MREYYQLQNTLLITTLILSGLIFIPVWLFYSLNTALNYLLGAMVGVVYLKLLAGEVEKLGVTKNRVGKKGLALFAGLIIIASRWQELHIVPVFLGFLTYKGAIIVYTLQTIFKLEQKGDS is encoded by the coding sequence ATGCGGGAATACTATCAACTACAAAACACCTTATTGATCACCACCCTGATCTTAAGCGGTCTGATCTTTATACCCGTGTGGCTGTTTTATTCCCTCAATACCGCCCTTAATTACCTATTAGGGGCAATGGTGGGAGTTGTTTACCTAAAACTCCTCGCCGGGGAAGTGGAAAAATTGGGGGTAACGAAAAATCGCGTGGGCAAAAAAGGATTAGCCCTATTCGCCGGATTAATCATCATCGCCAGTCGTTGGCAAGAACTGCACATAGTGCCAGTTTTTTTGGGGTTTTTGACCTATAAAGGGGCGATCATCGTCTATACCCTGCAAACCATCTTCAAGCTGGAGCAGAAAGGCGATTCCTAA
- the atpB gene encoding F0F1 ATP synthase subunit A — MLDSLSVLNFYSLASLEVGQHWYWHIGGLKIHGQVIAVSWIVFAILIIASIAATRKIQKVPSGIQNLMEYVLEFLRDLAKNQLGEKEYRPWLPFIGTLFLFIFVSNWLGALIPWKLIELPEGELAAPTNDINTTVALALLTSLAYFYAGISKKGLGYFAHYLEPIPVLLPIKILEDFTKPLSLSFRLFGNILADELVVAVLVFLVPLVVPLPLMALGLFTSAIQALVFATLAGAYIHEALESEHEEEHA, encoded by the coding sequence ATGTTAGACAGTTTAAGTGTGCTTAATTTTTATAGCCTCGCTTCTCTGGAAGTGGGACAACACTGGTACTGGCACATCGGCGGACTAAAAATTCACGGGCAAGTGATCGCGGTCTCCTGGATCGTCTTCGCTATCTTAATCATCGCCTCGATCGCCGCTACCCGCAAAATCCAGAAAGTCCCTAGCGGTATTCAAAACCTCATGGAGTACGTTCTGGAATTTCTGCGCGATTTAGCCAAAAACCAGCTAGGAGAAAAGGAATATCGACCCTGGTTGCCCTTCATCGGCACCCTATTTTTATTTATTTTCGTTTCTAACTGGTTAGGGGCTTTGATTCCTTGGAAGTTAATCGAACTGCCCGAAGGAGAATTAGCCGCCCCCACTAACGACATCAATACCACGGTGGCGTTAGCCCTACTGACTTCCCTCGCTTACTTCTACGCAGGCATCAGTAAAAAAGGACTCGGTTACTTCGCTCACTACCTAGAGCCGATTCCCGTGCTATTACCGATCAAAATTTTAGAAGACTTTACCAAACCCCTCTCCCTCAGCTTCCGTCTTTTCGGAAACATCCTCGCGGACGAGTTGGTAGTAGCCGTATTAGTCTTCCTCGTCCCCCTAGTCGTACCCCTACCCCTGATGGCTCTCGGTTTATTTACCAGCGCTATCCAGGCCCTTGTCTTCGCCACCCTTGCCGGGGCCTATATCCATGAGGCCCTGGAATCGGAACACGAAGAAGAACACGCTTAA
- the atpE gene encoding ATP synthase F0 subunit C, with product MNPTVAAASVIAAALAVGLAAIGPGVGQGTASGEAVSGIARQPEAEGRIRGTLLLSLAFMESLTIYGLVIALVLLFANPFA from the coding sequence ATGAACCCCACAGTAGCTGCCGCTTCCGTTATCGCCGCCGCCCTCGCCGTTGGTTTAGCCGCTATCGGCCCCGGTGTTGGTCAAGGTACCGCTTCTGGAGAAGCTGTTTCCGGTATCGCCCGTCAACCCGAAGCTGAAGGAAGAATTCGTGGTACCCTTCTCCTCAGCTTGGCATTCATGGAATCCTTAACCATCTACGGCTTGGTTATCGCTCTCGTTTTACTGTTCGCTAACCCCTTCGCCTAA
- a CDS encoding F0F1 ATP synthase subunit B' — MFDFDATLPVMALQFILLAVILNAVFYKPLSKVLDERAEYIRQTEGGAKEQLAKTEALVQEYELQLSSARKQSQEIIAQAQAEAQKLASERVAAAQKEAIARKEAVAAEIAQQKEEAFRSLEGQVASLSRQILEKLLGPELVR; from the coding sequence ATGTTTGATTTCGATGCCACCCTGCCAGTGATGGCACTACAGTTTATTCTTTTGGCAGTGATCCTGAACGCCGTTTTTTATAAACCCCTCAGTAAAGTTTTAGATGAACGGGCGGAGTATATTCGGCAAACGGAAGGCGGAGCCAAAGAACAACTAGCCAAAACCGAAGCACTGGTACAAGAGTACGAATTACAATTAAGTTCGGCTCGTAAACAATCCCAAGAGATTATCGCCCAAGCGCAAGCTGAAGCCCAAAAACTAGCCAGCGAACGAGTTGCCGCAGCCCAAAAAGAAGCGATCGCCCGTAAGGAAGCCGTCGCCGCCGAAATTGCCCAACAGAAAGAAGAAGCCTTTCGTTCTCTAGAAGGACAAGTGGCCTCTCTTTCCCGTCAAATTCTCGAAAAACTCCTCGGCCCCGAACTCGTTCGCTAA
- a CDS encoding F0F1 ATP synthase subunit B, which produces MIIDTVLLLATEAKEAAAEGFGINTDILGTNLFNLSILLGLVIFYGRKVLGQILGERQSKIAEALAEAENRKNIAATALAEEQKKLALAKQEAEKIIDNSRTRAKTVAADISAQADLDIQRMRESAAKDLSAEQDRVLVELRQRITALALANVESQLSAGLEESVQQTLIDRSLANLGGK; this is translated from the coding sequence ATGATCATCGACACAGTTTTATTATTAGCCACGGAGGCGAAGGAAGCGGCAGCAGAGGGATTCGGCATCAACACCGATATCTTAGGAACTAACCTATTTAACCTCTCGATTCTGCTCGGTTTAGTCATCTTCTACGGCCGCAAAGTTCTCGGACAAATCCTCGGAGAACGTCAGTCGAAGATTGCTGAAGCTTTAGCCGAAGCAGAAAACCGGAAAAATATTGCCGCTACCGCCCTCGCCGAAGAACAGAAAAAACTCGCCCTGGCAAAACAAGAGGCGGAAAAAATTATCGATAACTCTCGAACTAGAGCTAAAACCGTCGCCGCCGACATCTCCGCCCAAGCCGATCTCGATATTCAAAGAATGCGCGAAAGTGCCGCTAAAGATCTCTCGGCGGAACAGGATCGCGTTTTAGTAGAATTACGCCAAAGAATTACCGCTTTAGCCTTAGCTAACGTGGAATCCCAGTTAAGCGCCGGCCTGGAAGAATCGGTACAACAAACCCTAATTGATCGCAGTTTGGCGAACCTAGGAGGTAAATAG
- the atpH gene encoding ATP synthase F1 subunit delta translates to MQGSLISSEIAEPYAQALLSVAQSSGQLEAIGGEIKSLLELLENAPDLRAFIGNPVIKEEAKKAVLSQVMGSSANPYLTNFMMLLVDKRRIQFLEPVCQQYLTLARVLTNTVLAEVSSATELNDSQKQIVIDKVKTLTGANVVELKTKVDGSLIGGVVIKVGSQVFDASIRGQLQRLSLSLR, encoded by the coding sequence ATGCAGGGAAGTTTAATCAGTTCAGAAATCGCCGAACCCTACGCCCAAGCATTACTTTCCGTCGCCCAAAGCAGCGGACAATTAGAAGCGATCGGCGGCGAAATAAAATCCCTCTTAGAATTGTTGGAAAATGCCCCCGATCTAAGAGCTTTTATCGGCAATCCCGTGATCAAAGAAGAAGCTAAAAAAGCCGTTCTTTCCCAAGTAATGGGGAGCAGTGCCAATCCCTATTTAACTAACTTCATGATGTTATTGGTCGATAAACGTCGGATTCAATTTTTAGAACCCGTTTGTCAACAATATCTCACCTTGGCCAGAGTGCTGACTAACACCGTTTTAGCGGAAGTTTCCTCGGCCACCGAATTGAACGATAGCCAAAAACAAATCGTCATCGACAAAGTAAAAACCCTGACCGGGGCGAACGTGGTCGAACTGAAAACCAAAGTTGATGGCAGCCTGATCGGTGGTGTGGTGATCAAAGTCGGTTCTCAGGTCTTTGATGCCAGCATTCGCGGTCAACTACAACGCCTCAGCCTCTCCCTGCGCTAA
- the atpA gene encoding F0F1 ATP synthase subunit alpha, giving the protein MVAIRPDEISTIIRQQIESYNQEVQVSNVGTVLQVGDGTARIYGLQQAMSGELLEFEDGTVGIALNLEEDNVGAVLMGDGFGIKEGGTVKATGKIAQVPVGEALVGRVVDALGRPIDGKGDILASETRLVESPAPGIVARKSVCEPMQTGITAIDAMIPVGRGQRELIIGDRKTGKTAIAIDTIINQKSEDVICVYVAIGQKASTVAQVIDTLTQRGAMDYTVVVAANANDPATLQYIAPYTGASIAEYFMYKGKATLVIYDDLTKQAQAYRQLSLLMRRPPGREAYPGDVFYLHSRLLERAAKLSDALGGGSMTALPIIETQAGDVSAYIPTNVISITDGQIFLSTDLFNAGFRPAINAGISVSRVGSAAQTKAMKKVAGKLKLELAQFDELEAFAQFASDLDAATQSQLARGQRLRQILKQPQNFPLSVWEQVAVVYAGLNGYLDDIPTDKVIDFCAGLREYLKTSKPRYVEIVSTEKQLNDEAEGLLKDGINEYKQAFK; this is encoded by the coding sequence ATGGTAGCTATCAGACCCGACGAAATTAGCACGATTATTCGTCAACAGATCGAATCCTATAACCAAGAAGTACAGGTCTCCAACGTGGGAACCGTCCTACAAGTAGGTGACGGTACTGCCCGCATCTACGGCCTACAACAGGCCATGTCGGGAGAACTATTAGAATTTGAAGATGGAACCGTCGGCATCGCCCTTAACCTCGAAGAAGATAACGTCGGTGCGGTGTTAATGGGTGACGGTTTCGGGATTAAAGAAGGCGGTACGGTGAAAGCTACCGGTAAAATCGCTCAGGTTCCCGTGGGTGAAGCCTTAGTCGGCCGCGTGGTTGATGCCCTCGGTCGTCCCATCGACGGTAAAGGAGACATACTCGCCAGCGAAACCCGTCTGGTGGAATCCCCCGCCCCCGGTATTGTCGCTCGCAAATCCGTCTGTGAACCGATGCAAACCGGCATCACCGCTATCGATGCCATGATTCCCGTCGGTCGTGGCCAACGGGAGTTAATTATCGGTGACAGAAAAACTGGTAAAACAGCGATCGCCATTGACACGATCATTAACCAGAAAAGCGAAGACGTGATCTGTGTCTATGTCGCCATCGGTCAAAAAGCCTCCACCGTCGCCCAAGTAATCGACACCCTCACCCAAAGAGGCGCCATGGATTACACCGTAGTGGTGGCCGCTAACGCTAACGACCCCGCCACCCTCCAGTATATCGCCCCCTACACCGGAGCTTCGATCGCCGAATACTTCATGTATAAAGGCAAAGCGACCCTAGTTATCTACGATGACCTCACCAAACAGGCTCAAGCTTATCGTCAGCTATCCCTGCTCATGCGTCGTCCTCCCGGTCGTGAAGCTTACCCCGGCGACGTTTTCTATCTCCACTCCCGTTTACTAGAGCGTGCCGCTAAACTCAGCGATGCCCTCGGTGGTGGTAGCATGACCGCCCTGCCGATTATCGAAACCCAAGCCGGTGACGTTTCCGCCTACATTCCCACCAATGTAATTTCGATTACTGACGGTCAGATCTTCCTCTCCACCGACCTCTTTAACGCTGGTTTCCGTCCCGCTATTAACGCTGGTATTTCCGTATCCCGCGTGGGTTCGGCGGCCCAAACGAAGGCAATGAAAAAAGTTGCCGGTAAATTAAAACTGGAATTAGCCCAGTTTGACGAATTAGAAGCTTTTGCTCAATTCGCTTCTGACCTTGATGCGGCCACCCAATCACAACTGGCTCGCGGTCAACGTCTGCGTCAAATCCTGAAACAGCCCCAAAACTTCCCCCTCTCCGTTTGGGAACAGGTCGCGGTGGTTTATGCCGGTTTAAACGGTTATCTCGACGATATCCCCACCGATAAAGTTATCGATTTCTGCGCCGGTTTACGCGAATACCTGAAAACCAGCAAACCTCGCTACGTTGAGATCGTCAGCACTGAAAAACAACTCAACGACGAAGCGGAAGGCCTGCTCAAAGATGGCATCAACGAGTACAAACAGGCTTTCAAGTAA
- a CDS encoding F0F1 ATP synthase subunit gamma: MPNLKAIRDQIQSVKNTKKITEAMRLVAAAKVRRAQEQVLCTRPFADALAQVLYNLQGRLAFSDVNLPLLAQREVKTVALLVVTGDRGLCGGYNTNVIRRAEQRMNELKEQGINYQLVVAGRKAAQYFERRNAPIAAKFINLEQIPTADEAGTIGDELLSLFLSETVDRVELIYTRFISLISSTPVIQTLLPLTTQGLAVQDDEIFRLVTKEGKFKVQREKMASQPAQVFPQDMIFEQNPVQILDSLLPLYLNNQLLRALQESAASELAARMTAMSNASDNASELIGTLSRTYNKARQAAITQELLEVVAGANAL; the protein is encoded by the coding sequence ATGCCTAATCTCAAAGCGATTCGCGACCAAATTCAATCGGTCAAAAATACCAAAAAAATTACCGAGGCCATGCGTCTGGTGGCGGCCGCCAAAGTGCGTCGCGCCCAAGAACAAGTTCTCTGTACCCGTCCTTTTGCCGATGCCCTCGCTCAGGTACTCTATAATCTGCAAGGTCGTTTAGCCTTTAGTGATGTTAATTTACCCCTACTGGCCCAACGGGAAGTAAAAACCGTGGCTCTGTTAGTAGTCACAGGCGATCGAGGTCTTTGTGGCGGTTATAATACTAACGTCATCCGTCGTGCCGAACAACGGATGAATGAATTAAAAGAGCAAGGGATTAACTATCAATTAGTTGTTGCCGGCCGAAAAGCAGCACAATATTTCGAGCGCCGCAATGCTCCCATTGCCGCTAAATTTATTAACCTCGAACAGATTCCCACTGCCGATGAAGCTGGTACTATTGGGGATGAATTGCTTTCCTTATTTTTATCGGAAACAGTCGATCGGGTCGAGTTAATTTATACTCGTTTTATCTCCCTGATCAGTTCCACTCCGGTGATTCAAACCCTGTTACCTTTAACTACCCAAGGTTTAGCGGTACAGGATGACGAGATTTTCCGTTTAGTGACTAAAGAGGGAAAATTTAAGGTACAACGGGAAAAAATGGCCAGCCAACCGGCGCAGGTTTTTCCCCAAGACATGATTTTTGAGCAGAATCCCGTCCAAATCCTCGATTCTCTCCTACCTTTGTACTTAAATAACCAATTACTGCGCGCTCTCCAGGAATCGGCAGCGAGTGAATTAGCAGCCCGGATGACGGCGATGAGTAACGCCAGCGATAACGCCAGCGAGTTAATTGGCACTTTAAGCCGTACCTACAACAAAGCTCGTCAAGCCGCTATTACCCAAGAATTGTTAGAAGTAGTAGCGGGAGCCAATGCTCTCTAG
- a CDS encoding MotA/TolQ/ExbB proton channel family protein, with translation MWPLLFLSILALSTIIERIWFWSRTLLSEGQILNRIMESATRNWDLATKVARDSRNHPIGSYLYAPLRLENPDPEVFHFALESAADEQLSLMKRGDKILEAVIALSPLLGLLGTVLGLITSLANIQLSDLGTSSTAGVTLGISEALISTATGLIVAIFSLAFYRVFQGLWFNQARIFRKAGSDLEIIYRQRWLDGEDQQYSLSANLEKPLDR, from the coding sequence ATGTGGCCGCTGCTTTTTCTGTCTATTTTAGCTCTTAGCACTATTATCGAACGAATTTGGTTTTGGAGTCGCACCCTCCTCAGTGAAGGGCAGATTTTAAATCGCATTATGGAATCAGCTACGCGTAACTGGGATTTAGCGACTAAAGTAGCCCGGGATTCCCGTAATCATCCCATCGGTAGCTATCTTTATGCACCTCTTCGCTTAGAAAATCCAGATCCAGAGGTTTTTCACTTCGCCCTCGAGTCAGCTGCCGATGAACAATTATCGCTAATGAAACGGGGCGATAAAATCCTTGAGGCAGTCATCGCCCTTTCTCCCCTGTTAGGATTATTAGGAACGGTACTCGGTTTAATTACCTCTTTGGCTAATATTCAACTGAGTGACCTGGGAACGTCTTCCACGGCGGGAGTAACTTTAGGTATTAGTGAAGCTTTAATTTCCACCGCTACCGGACTAATCGTCGCTATTTTTAGCCTCGCTTTCTATCGTGTTTTTCAGGGACTTTGGTTCAATCAAGCCCGAATTTTTCGCAAGGCTGGCAGTGATTTAGAAATTATCTACCGTCAACGTTGGCTAGATGGAGAAGACCAACAATATTCCCTCAGTGCTAACCTAGAAAAACCTCTCGATCGCTAA
- a CDS encoding ExbD/TolR family protein: MAETKSLNHKKPKSSHITARPLKLWHDQHRIQEDVQVNIIPLIDVIFCILTFFILGAVGLSRQQAISLDLPKASTATTPMREMLVVSLDDFGQLYVEKQMVTRAQLFEAIKNYHQYSPNGLMVLNASRNASYNEVVGVLDLLRQVGGDRVALATLSGEANNPTLENSNPLPNLPTNPTLPGLTNPLGRN, from the coding sequence ATGGCCGAAACTAAATCTCTTAACCACAAAAAGCCAAAAAGTAGCCATATTACGGCTCGTCCGCTCAAATTATGGCATGATCAACACCGCATTCAAGAGGATGTGCAGGTTAATATCATTCCCTTGATCGATGTAATTTTCTGTATTCTCACCTTCTTTATTCTCGGTGCAGTGGGATTGTCTCGCCAACAGGCCATCAGCCTCGATTTACCGAAAGCTAGTACCGCCACCACCCCGATGCGGGAAATGTTGGTGGTTAGTCTCGATGATTTCGGACAACTCTACGTCGAAAAACAGATGGTGACTCGCGCCCAGTTGTTCGAGGCGATTAAGAATTATCATCAATATAGTCCCAATGGACTGATGGTACTGAATGCTTCGCGTAATGCCAGTTACAACGAAGTGGTAGGGGTTTTAGACCTACTGCGACAGGTAGGCGGCGATCGCGTGGCTTTAGCGACTCTATCGGGGGAGGCTAACAATCCCACCCTGGAAAATAGCAATCCTTTGCCCAATTTACCGACTAATCCCACCTTACCCGGGTTAACCAATCCTCTAGGCAGAAATTAA
- a CDS encoding NAD(P)/FAD-dependent oxidoreductase: protein MTDSSPKICILGGGFGGLYTALRLSQLPWQDQHPPQITLIDKNDRFLFSPLLYELVTSELQSWEIAPPFSELLANTPVDFQQGTVTAIDVNNHKITLDNQNDICYDRLVIALGGQSSLDFLPGARTHAIPFRSLEDAYRLRDRLKTLEQSDRDKIRVAIIGGGYSGVELACKLADRLGERGRIRLIERNSDILGPSTQFNRDTAKKALEKRLVWLDLETTVADIQADRLSLDYKGQIDNIPVDLILWTVSPIASPLIANLPLAHNERKLLKVNQYLQTVENPSIYAIGDAADGRDQEDKPYAATAQVALQQSDYCAWNIWASFHDKPALPFRYQPLGEMLTLGVDEATISGLGLELAGPLAHLTRRLVYLYRLPTLNHQIAVAFNWITQPLLSLISE, encoded by the coding sequence ATGACTGACTCAAGCCCAAAAATTTGTATTCTCGGTGGTGGTTTTGGTGGACTCTATACTGCTTTACGTTTGAGTCAATTGCCTTGGCAAGATCAACACCCCCCCCAAATTACCTTAATTGATAAAAACGATCGCTTTTTATTTTCTCCCCTTCTCTACGAATTAGTCACCTCAGAACTACAATCTTGGGAAATTGCTCCCCCTTTCAGCGAATTACTCGCTAATACCCCCGTTGACTTCCAACAGGGAACCGTCACGGCGATCGATGTTAATAATCATAAAATAACCCTTGACAATCAAAACGATATATGCTATGACCGCCTCGTCATCGCCCTCGGTGGTCAATCTTCCCTTGACTTCCTACCCGGGGCCAGAACCCACGCTATCCCCTTTCGTAGTCTAGAGGATGCCTATCGTCTTCGGGATCGACTCAAAACCCTAGAACAATCCGATCGCGATAAAATTCGGGTCGCCATTATCGGGGGCGGTTATAGCGGCGTAGAATTAGCCTGTAAGCTGGCCGATCGTCTCGGAGAAAGGGGAAGAATTCGTCTGATCGAAAGAAATAGCGATATACTTGGCCCTTCAACCCAATTTAACCGCGACACCGCCAAAAAAGCCCTAGAAAAACGTCTGGTTTGGTTAGACCTCGAAACCACCGTCGCCGACATCCAAGCGGATCGCCTCTCCCTTGACTACAAGGGACAGATAGACAATATCCCCGTTGATCTAATTCTCTGGACCGTTAGTCCGATCGCCTCTCCACTGATCGCTAATTTGCCACTAGCACATAATGAGCGCAAATTACTAAAAGTTAATCAATATTTACAAACTGTCGAAAACCCCAGCATCTACGCGATTGGCGATGCGGCCGATGGTCGCGACCAAGAGGATAAACCCTACGCTGCCACGGCCCAGGTCGCCCTTCAACAGTCCGACTACTGCGCTTGGAATATTTGGGCGAGTTTCCACGATAAACCGGCTTTGCCCTTCCGTTATCAACCTTTAGGCGAAATGTTGACCCTCGGAGTCGATGAAGCTACCATTAGCGGTTTAGGACTAGAATTAGCCGGTCCCCTTGCCCATCTTACCCGTCGCTTAGTCTATCTCTACCGTCTGCCCACCCTTAACCATCAAATCGCCGTAGCATTCAACTGGATTACCCAACCCCTTCTATCCCTCATTTCTGAGTAG